GACGGCCACTTCATCGCGCCCGAGGCCCCCGGTGCCGGCATGGAGCCGACCGCCGACGCCCTCGCCCGCATCAACCGTGCCTGAACATGGAACGCGTCACCGCCACCTACCACATTGAAACCGCGCTGCCCGTCGCAAAGGCCGCCGCCACCCTCGCCGGCGAGCAATCCTCCGGCACCTTCGTCGCCGTGCCCGGCGAGACCGCCGAGCTGAAGGCCCGCTTCGCCGCGCGCGTCGAAAGAATCACCGAGCTCGACTCCGTCGCCATCCCTTCGCTTCCGACCGGCCGCCCCCTCGCCGCCAGCTATCGCCGCGCCGAGGTCGTTGTGTCGTGGTCCGTCGAGAACTTCGGCCCCAATCTCCCCACGCTCGTCTCCACCCTGCAGGGCAACCTCTACGAGCTCGCGCAGTTCTCCGGGCTCAAGCTCGTGGACTTCGACGTGCCGCCGGGTTTCGCCGCCGCGTTCCGCGGCCCGGCCTTTGGCATCGCCGGCTGCCGCCGTCTCACGGGCGTCACAGGTCGCCCGCTGATCGGCACGATCATCAAGCCGAGCATCGGCCTCTCGCCCGACCAGACCGCCGCAATGGTAAAGGAACTCGTCGAGGCCGGCATCGATTTCCTCAAGGACGACGAGCTGATGGCCAACCCGCCGCACTCGCCGTTCGACGCGCGCGTGGACGCCGTGATGCGCGTCATCAACGACCACGCCCAGCGCACCGGGAAGAAGGCGATGTATGCCTTCAACGTCAGCGACGAGCTCGACGCGATGTCTCGCCACTACGACAAGGTCGTGGCCACCGGCGGAACCTGCGCGATGCTCAGCCTGAACAGCGTGGGCCTCGCCGCCGCCAAAAAGATCTGCGACCGCGGCCAGCTCGCCATCCACGGCCACCGCAACGGCTGGGGCATGCTCAACCGCCACCCGCTGCTCGGCATGGAGTTCCCCGCCTACCAGAAACTCTGGCGCCTCGCCGGTGTGGACCAGCTCCACGTCAACGGCATCGCCAACAAGTTCTGGGAACCCGACGACTCCGTCGTGCGCTCGATCACCGCGTGCCTCGCCGCCGAGCCGCTGGGCAAGCCGCTGCTGCCCGTGGTGTCCTCGGGCCAGTGGGGCGGCCAGGCGCCCGAGACCTTCCGCCGCACGCGCACCACCGACCTGCTCTACATGGCCGGCGGCGGCATCCAGGCGCACCCCGACGGCCCGGCCGCGGGCGTCGAATCCCTCCGCCTCTGGTGGCAGGCCGCCACCGAGGGGCTCGACTACGATCAGTCGCTCGCACGCTACCCGGGGCTGGCAAAGTCGGCCGCGAAGTTCGGAGGTCCTTTATAGGCCCTATACGACCCATAAGTCCCATAGGTCTTATACAAAATCCCCATGCTCCACCTCGCCTACTTCGCCGACGACTTCACGGGCGCGACCGACGCGCTCGAGACCCTCGCGCAATCCGGACGACGCACCCGGCTTTTCCTCTATCCCCCGACGCCGGCCCAATGCGCCGGCCTGGAGGCCGTCGGGGTCGCCGGGCTCACGCGCTCGCTCGCTCCGGACGCGATGGAGGCCGTGCTGCGGCCGGCCTTCGCCGCCCTGCGCACGCTCAACCCGCGCCATGTTTACTACAAGGTCTGCTCGACCTTCGATTCGTCGCCGACCGTCGGCAGCATCGGCCGCGCGATCGAGGTCGGCCGGGCCGTCTTCGGCGGCGGCGTCACGCCCGTGGTCGTCGCCGCGCCCGCGCTCGGACGTTACTGCGCCTTTGGCAATCTCTTCGCCCGCTACGGCATCGGCAGTGACGGCCCCATCTACCGGCTCGACCGGCATCCGGCCACCAGCAAGCACGTGGTCACGCCCATGACCGAGGCGGACCTGCGCCTGCACCTTGCCGCCCAAACCACCCTCCGCATCGGCCTGGTCTCGCTGCCCTCGATCGAAGGCGACCCGGAACGCGTCCACCAGGCCGTGCTCGCCCAGGCGGGCGGAGGGGCGGAGATCGTGTTCATCGATGCCTTGACCAACACCCATCTCGACCTGATCGGCGGTGCCCTGGGCTCCCTCGCCCCGGCCGATCGCCCCTTGTTTTCGGTGGGTTCCTCCGGCCTCGGAACCGCCCTGGCAGCCTACTTCGCCACCATTCCGGCGAAGCCCGCCGCCGTTCCCCCCGGCCCCGTGCTCGTCCTGTCCGGCAGCTGCTCGCCGGTCACCGGCGGGCAGGTCGATCACGCTTTGGCCCACGGCTTCACCGGCGTGGCCCTCGACCCCGCGACGCCCGACACCCCGGCCATCCGCGAACAAATTGTGGCCGCCCTGCGCACCGGCCGCCCGGTGATCGCTTATACCGCGCGCGGCTCAAGCGACCGGCCCCCGGTCGGCGCCGCCGAGCTTGGCGCCGCCCTCGGCCGCCTCGCGCGTGAGGCCGTAGCCGCCACCGGCTTGCGCCGCGTGGTGTTCGCCGGTGGCGACACGTCCAGCTACGCCGCCCGTGCCCTCGGCCTCCAGTCCATCGAATGGCTCGCGCCCCTGGCCCCCGGCGCGCCCTGGTGCCGCGCCCATGCTCCCGGTTCCCCCATCGACGGCCTCGCCCTCAACTTCAAGGGCGGCCAGGTCGGCGCCCCCGACTACTTCACCGCCGCCCTCGGCTGACTTTCCCCTCTCCTTCCCTTTACCCTCACCGCTCCCATGCCCGGCAAAACCCTCGCCCTCATCCATACCTCCGCGACCCTCGTCCCGGTGTTCCAACAGCTCTGCCGCGACAAACTGCCCGGCGTGGACACGTTCAACATCGTGGACGACAGCCTCGTCCGCCAGATCGGCGCGCAGGGCGGCATCACGCCCGCCATCGCCGCGCGCGTGGCCGCCTACATCGGCTCGGCTGCCTCCGGCGGGGCCGACCACATCCTCGTCACCTGCTCCTCCATCGGCCCGGCCGTGGAGGCGGCCGCCCCGTCGGTCAAGGTGCCGGTGCTCCGCGTGGACCAGCCCATGGCCGATCTCGCGGTGCGCACCGGGAAACGCATCGGCGTCATCGCCACCCTGCCCACCACGCTCAACCCGACCGCGGATCTCGTGCGCCGCCGTGCGGCCGCGGCGGGCCAGTCCATCGAGCTGACCATGCGCCTCTGCGAGGGTGCCTTCGAGGCGCTCATGGCGGGCAACGCCGCCGCGCACGACACGCGGGTCCGCGCCGCTTTGGTCGAACTTTCCACGCAAGTGGATGTCATCGTGCTGGCCCAGGCCTCGATGGCGCAGGTCGTCGCCACCCTCACCCCCGAACAGCGCCGCATCCCCATCCTCGCCAGCCCGCCCCTCGCCATCGACCATCTGGCCACCCTCCTTTCGGCTTCGTGAACTGAACTACCCCAACCCAGCACCACCCCATGCTGCTCTTCCGCCGGATCTGCCTTGTCCTCGCCGCCGTCGCCGCGCTCGCCCTGGTGGCCGGACTTGCCACCGGCTCCTCCCCTCTCTGGCAACCCGCCGCCGTGGTCGCCAGCATCGGCCTCGCCATCGGGCTCGGCGCACTGCCGGCCGTGGCCAGCTACCAGTTCACCGCCTGGATCCTCGCCACCGTCGTCTGCGGCCTGCTCTATCCGCACGAGGTCATCCACTGGGGTGACGTGGATCTCACCAACAAGTGGATCCGCCTCGTCGCGGTCCAGATGGTGATGTTCGGCATGGGCACACAGATGGGCGTGCGCGACTTCGCCGGCGTGCTGAAACAGCCCTGGGGCGTGGCCGTCGCCGTGATGTCGCAATTCACCGTCATGCCGCTCGTCGGCTGGATGCTGATCAAAACTTTTCCGCTCGAGCCGGAGATCGCCGCCGGCGTCATCCTCATCGGCTCCTGCAGCAGCGGCCTGGCCTCGAACGTCATGTGCTACATCGCCAAGGCCAACCTGCCGCTCTCCGTCACGGCCACCGCCTGCACCACGATGCTGGCGCCGCTCATGACCCCGCTCTGGATGAAGCTGCTCGCCGGCACCCTCGTGAGCGTGAGCTTCGTCGGCATGATGACCGAGATCATCAAGATCGTGCTCGTGCCCATCGGCGCCGGCCTGCTCCACGACTGGCTCAAGTGGGCCTCGCCCGCCGCCACCCGCCGGCTGAAACTCGCCCAGGCCGCCTGCGGCACCGCCGTGGTCCTGCTGTTCCTCACCCGTGACCGCTGGGGCGCCCTCCCGCCCAACGTCGCCCTGCTGGTCGAGCTTTTCGGCTTTCTGCTCGGGGCCGTGGCCTTCGGCGTGTTCTACCACCAGCTGACGAAACTCCTGCCCAAGCTCGACGGTTGGATGCCGGTGGCCTCGATGATGGGCATCATGTATTTCACGTCGGTCACGACCGCCGTGGGCCGCGACCACCTCATGCGCATCGGCGGCGTGCTGTTCCTCGTCGCCGCCCTGCACAACGCCTTCGGCTACATCCTCGGCTACTGGCTGGGCCGCGCGGGCGGACTCGACCGGAACTCCGCGCGCACCGTCGCCATCGAGGTCGGCCTGCAGAACGGCGGCATGGCCTCGGGCCTCGCCGGCAGCATGGGCAAGCTCGCCACCGTCGGCCTCGCCGCCGCGGTCTTCGGCGCGTGGATGAACATCTCCGGCTCCATCCTGGCCAACTACTGGAAACGCCGGCCCGTGACCCCGGAAACCCCACCTTCATGAAGAACGCCAAGCTCGCCCTGCTCGGGCTGTCGCTCGCCGCCAACGCGGCGCTCGGCGCGTGGCTGCTGCGATCCCCCGCCGCTCCCGCCGGGGCGCCACCGGCGACCGTCCCGGTTTCCGTCCCTCCACCCGCCCCCGTTGACCCGCTGACCCAGCCCGTCACCGCCGAGACCTGGCCGCAGATCACCGCCCTCTCCGACGCCGACTACCGGCAGCGCCTCAAGCGCGAGGGCCTGTCCCCGGCGCTGATTCGCTCGCTGCTGCAGGCGCGCGTGGCGGCCCGTTACGCCGACCGGCTCAAGGCCCTGGAATCCACCGGCCAGGACGAATACTGGCGGCGCAGCTTCCGTTTCCCCGGCAGCCAGTCCAACCTCAGCCCCGAGACCCGCCGCGAGCGGCGCGCGCTCTACCGCGAGATGGGCGACGAAATGAAGGCCATCATGGGCGACGACTTTGAGCTGGCCTCGCCGTTCGAGCGCAGCCGCCGCGAGCGCAACTTCGGCAATCTCCCCGCCGACAAGATCGCCCAGATCGAGGCCATCAGCGCCGACTATCAGGATCTGCGGGGCGCGGTCAGCGAGCAAACGCAGGGCATCATCCTCCCCGAGGACCGCGCCCAGCTCCGCCTGCTGGAGCAGGAACAGCGCGCCGACCTCGCCGCCGTGCTCACGCCGGAGGAACTGCTGGAACTCGACCTGCGGAGCAGTCCCTCGGCGCAGAGCCTGCGCATGCAGCTGGCCTTTTTCGAGCCCACCGAGGAGGAATACCGCGCCCTGGCCCAGCAGCGTCTCGCCTTCGACCGCCAGTTCGGCGGCAACTACCTCAGCGAGGAGGAGCAGGCCCGGCGGCGCGCCGCCGAGGGCACCCTGCTCGAACAGGCCCGCACGGTGCTCTCGCCCGAGCGCTTCGCCGACTACGAGCTCGTCTCCAGCCAGGACTTCCGCAACACGGCCATGGCCCTCGGACGCTACAACTACGACCAGACCGTCGCCCGCGAGGTCTTCAAACTCCGGCGCGACATCACCGCCCGCGCCGCCGCCGTCGAGGCCCAGTCCCTCTACTCGGCCGAGCAGCGCGCCGCGGAGCTGGCCGCCCTCTATCGCGAGGCCTCGGCCGCGCTGACCACGCGGCTCGGCCAACCAGCCGCGGCCTCCTTCGAACGTGAGGGCGCCGGCAATTGGCTGCGCAAACTGAAACCCCAAACCGCCCCGGGAGGGAGCCCACGATGAAAGCCTTGCTGCCGCTGCTGCTCGTCTCGCTGGCCGCCAACGTCGCGCTCGGCACGCTCCTCGTCCGCCAGAAATCCACCGCGACCACGACGGCCCCCGCCACGCCGGCCTCGGCTCCGACGCCGGCGGCCACCACCCACCCAACGCCGGCCGCACCGGCAACCGCCGGCTCCGCCGCCCCCACCCGTGAGCCGCTCTGGGCCGGCCTCCCGGTTGACTCCTTTGACGAGGCGATCACCCGCCTGCGCGCCGCCGGCTGTCCGCCGCGCGAGATCGCCGCCGTTCTCCGCGCCATGATCCAGGCCTGGACGATGGAGCGCCGCCAGGCACTCGGCTTCGCCAACGAAAACCTGCCCTACTGGAAGGGTTCGACGTTTTTCGCCAGCCCACGGCCCAACGACGAAATGACCAAGGTCTGGCTCGAAGCCCAGCGACTGGAACGCACCTACCTGCTGACGCCGGAGCTGTTCGGCACCGACGAGGCCCAGCTGCGCAACTACCGCGAGCGCTTCGGCGCACTCGACCTCGAGAAGCTGCGCCGCCTCGCCGTCCTCGAGTCTGAATTCAACGAGAAGAACATGCAGCGGATGTTGGCCAGCCGTTCCTCCCAGGCCGGTGCCTCGGCTTACTCCCCCGATCCCCAGCAACAGGAGCAGGCCCAGAAGGAGCGCGAAGCCGCCATCCAGGCGATCCTCAGCCCCGAGGAATACGCCGCCTACGAGGTGCGCAACGGCAGCGTCGCCAACTCCCTCCGTTTCCGCCTGGAGAACTTCCGCCCCACCGAGGCCGAATACCTCGCCCTCTACGCCATCGAGAAAAGGCGCCGCGACGCCACCTCCGGCACCACCGCGCTCACGCCCCAGCAGCGCAAGGAGGCCAATGACGCCTATCAGGCCGAGATCAAGGCGGCCCTGGGCTCCGAGCGCTATGCTGATTACGAGGCCGTGAGCCGGGCCGGCAGCGACCGGCTGCCCGCCCTCGTCCATCGTCTCAATCTCCCGCTTACCACCATTTCCGCCGTCAATGCCGTGCGCGACGACACCAACGTCCGCGCCAAGACCATCCGCGACAACGCCGCGCTCTCCGCCGAACAGCGCGCCGCCCAGCTCGCCGCCCTCGCCGCCGAGGCCGAGACCGACCTGCGCACGCTCTTCGTGACTCCGCGCGGCCTCGACGCCTACAAGGACATCAAGGGCGAGTGGCTCCGCAACCTCGCGAAACCCTGACCGTCCCGCACGCGGGCACCGCTTCTCCTTCCTGATCATTTTCATGTTCCGACCGCTCTTCCTCCTCACCCTCGCCTTGCCGATCGCCGCGCAGGAAACCGCCCCGGCCGCGGCCGCGCCCATTCCGGCCGCCCCGGCCCCCGCGGCGCCGGTCGAGCAGATCCTCCGCCCGCCCGAACCGGGCCGGTTCGCCGAGCTGTTCCGCCGTTTCCGCACCGAACACGCCGCGCTCTCGCCCGACGGACGCTACGTCGCCTACTCCGTCCGCAACGACGAGGAAATCTCGGTCGTCGTCCTCGACCGCGAACAGCCGGATGCGCTGAAGACCCGCGTGGTCGTGATCAATGACGACGCGGCCACCCCGATGCTCTCCGAGCAGCAGCGCGAGAAAACCCCCGGCCGCATCCGCTGGATGCGCTGGGTCACGCCCAACCGCCTCGTGCTGGAAACCAACCGCGTCCACGTGGGCGGCTCCGGCGGCGCCTGGGCCAGCCAGGTCGGTGCGGTCCTTGCCTTCGACGCCGACGGCGCCAACGCCCGGCAGATCGCCAGCCCCGAGGACATCCCCGAGCTGGTCATGGATGGCGGCACCCAGAGCCTGTTCTCGACCGCCCGCGGCAACAGCGCCGGCTTCAACAGCCGCGTTTGGACTCCCGACCAGCCCGTGCCGTCACCCGGCGACGACACGCCCGATGAAGCCGATCCGCTCCAGCCGGCGATCGCCGGTGACGCCGACCTGGCCGGGGCCGATCTCAGCGTCACCCTGCCGCGCAGCCTGCGCGTGCTCGAACTGGATGCACAGCG
The DNA window shown above is from Oleiharenicola lentus and carries:
- a CDS encoding four-carbon acid sugar kinase family protein, which encodes MLHLAYFADDFTGATDALETLAQSGRRTRLFLYPPTPAQCAGLEAVGVAGLTRSLAPDAMEAVLRPAFAALRTLNPRHVYYKVCSTFDSSPTVGSIGRAIEVGRAVFGGGVTPVVVAAPALGRYCAFGNLFARYGIGSDGPIYRLDRHPATSKHVVTPMTEADLRLHLAAQTTLRIGLVSLPSIEGDPERVHQAVLAQAGGGAEIVFIDALTNTHLDLIGGALGSLAPADRPLFSVGSSGLGTALAAYFATIPAKPAAVPPGPVLVLSGSCSPVTGGQVDHALAHGFTGVALDPATPDTPAIREQIVAALRTGRPVIAYTARGSSDRPPVGAAELGAALGRLAREAVAATGLRRVVFAGGDTSSYAARALGLQSIEWLAPLAPGAPWCRAHAPGSPIDGLALNFKGGQVGAPDYFTAALG
- a CDS encoding ribulose-bisphosphate carboxylase large subunit family protein, whose protein sequence is MERVTATYHIETALPVAKAAATLAGEQSSGTFVAVPGETAELKARFAARVERITELDSVAIPSLPTGRPLAASYRRAEVVVSWSVENFGPNLPTLVSTLQGNLYELAQFSGLKLVDFDVPPGFAAAFRGPAFGIAGCRRLTGVTGRPLIGTIIKPSIGLSPDQTAAMVKELVEAGIDFLKDDELMANPPHSPFDARVDAVMRVINDHAQRTGKKAMYAFNVSDELDAMSRHYDKVVATGGTCAMLSLNSVGLAAAKKICDRGQLAIHGHRNGWGMLNRHPLLGMEFPAYQKLWRLAGVDQLHVNGIANKFWEPDDSVVRSITACLAAEPLGKPLLPVVSSGQWGGQAPETFRRTRTTDLLYMAGGGIQAHPDGPAAGVESLRLWWQAATEGLDYDQSLARYPGLAKSAAKFGGPL
- a CDS encoding aspartate/glutamate racemase family protein → MPGKTLALIHTSATLVPVFQQLCRDKLPGVDTFNIVDDSLVRQIGAQGGITPAIAARVAAYIGSAASGGADHILVTCSSIGPAVEAAAPSVKVPVLRVDQPMADLAVRTGKRIGVIATLPTTLNPTADLVRRRAAAAGQSIELTMRLCEGAFEALMAGNAAAHDTRVRAALVELSTQVDVIVLAQASMAQVVATLTPEQRRIPILASPPLAIDHLATLLSAS
- a CDS encoding bile acid:sodium symporter family protein; this encodes MLLFRRICLVLAAVAALALVAGLATGSSPLWQPAAVVASIGLAIGLGALPAVASYQFTAWILATVVCGLLYPHEVIHWGDVDLTNKWIRLVAVQMVMFGMGTQMGVRDFAGVLKQPWGVAVAVMSQFTVMPLVGWMLIKTFPLEPEIAAGVILIGSCSSGLASNVMCYIAKANLPLSVTATACTTMLAPLMTPLWMKLLAGTLVSVSFVGMMTEIIKIVLVPIGAGLLHDWLKWASPAATRRLKLAQAACGTAVVLLFLTRDRWGALPPNVALLVELFGFLLGAVAFGVFYHQLTKLLPKLDGWMPVASMMGIMYFTSVTTAVGRDHLMRIGGVLFLVAALHNAFGYILGYWLGRAGGLDRNSARTVAIEVGLQNGGMASGLAGSMGKLATVGLAAAVFGAWMNISGSILANYWKRRPVTPETPPS